From the Purpureocillium takamizusanense chromosome 6, complete sequence genome, one window contains:
- a CDS encoding uncharacterized protein (COG:S~EggNog:ENOG503P2JZ): MAHIASCIAGIEPATLSKPGSPAPQNVPSTPSTSTSDRPFAWRMLQPDSQRKYQLFPKRKQLPQLESGQTVAPEKAFAIAMGQTVDGSEKPTGGSNLRLRINQHPLVRRRKVSVPELGPMTTVQETSMDSPTIPGRPPLHERSVSAPEEATKPKRAMTTTPFSVTDEDDEDDFFAKIIEEAFTPVTGSARAVSPKRLAPLVIPASTAPVPLLQSRTPAGTVRSDSTPPLNSSRSARLDVSPLSRARVTPSASTPDLTFSRSATTDATSASTLPTPVSAPLAGTHRASPRPWEGSAAGERGTTQAEDGARKAVGHRRGASESSGIMDRGRARKRVEVRNNNGPLLKGSEAKQGKSCERRAFEELPKGFKPAEATSRLNANEVATLQKQAYGQAERFEVLKTDDVEALSKELRHLDERTEYLRRTYTSLRAGRRNLHTRICQYLRSPRVARFSHESMLKQEEALAELDASIDDWVTKLEHAENRRTRVRQKLLEHVAAATILPSQARQATANDSPQQGHILKSPPPRDISTPPRSPSKHTFATRSGSCSPSPQRVVAQVPSTIHEQPVVEEAAEQEKSSRAISTVTMGRGTVESIRIYAGDDVYALLADVENEISKMSSGVGEQTGNNKSHPARTEHERQKSHEKLSGECSSPATTRCQDPASGPTASVTGNPPIDTATPISPPAPTPPKKDDRADKKMMLTSAVFKP, encoded by the exons atggctcATATCGCCAGTTGCATCGCCGGTATTGAGCCGGCCACATTGTCAAAACCAGGCTCGCCCGCACCACAAAATGTCCCG TCGACACCGTCAACGTCCACTTCAGACAGGCCTTTTGCCTGGAGAATGCTTCAGCCAGACAGTCAACGGAAATACCAACTCTTCCCCAAGAGAAAGCAACTGCCACAGCTTGAAAGTGGCCAGACGGTGGCCCCTGAAAAGGCCTTTGCCATAGCCATGGGGCAGACGGTAGATGGCAGCGAGAAGCCTACTGGGGGCTCCAACCTGAGGCTTCGCATCAACCAGCACCCACTCGTTCGCCGACGCAAGGTCAGCGTCCCGGAACTTGGCCCGATGACCACAGTGCAAGAAACGTCGATGGACTCGC CCACCATCCCTGGCAGACCACCTCTCCACGAGCGCTCCGTCAGTGCTCCCGAGGAGGCAACCAAACCCAAGCGTGCCATGACTACCACACCTTTCTCAGTAAcagatgaagatgatgaggatgactTCTTTGCCAAGATTATTGAGGAGGCATTTACCCCAGTCACGGGTTCGGCCAGGGCGGTGTCACCAAAACGTCTCGCGCCACTCGTCATTCCGGCTTCCACCGCGCCCGTTCCGTTGTTGCAATCCAGGACGCCAGCGGGGACGGTCAGGTCCGACAGCACCCCTCCCTTGAACTCGTCCCGTTCCGCTCGACTCGACGTCTCACCCCTGAGCCGTGCACGGGTAACGCCAAGCGCGTCAACACCAGATCTCACATTCTCTCGCTCCGCGACCACGGACGCCACCTCTGCCTCTACCTTGCCCACTCCAGTATCTGCTCCCCTCGCGGGGACGCATCGCGCATCTCCTCGACCGTGGGAAGGGTCTGCGGCCGGTGAGCGCGGCACGACCCAAGCCGAAGATGGGGCAAGAAAAGCTGTGGGGCACCGGAGAGGAGCGTCTGAGTCGTCAGGGATTATGGACAGGGGCAGAGCAAGGAAACGTGTCGAGGTACGCAACAACAACGGACCGCTTCTCAAGGGCAGCGAAGCCAAGCAAGGAAAGAGCTGCGAGCGGCGGGCATTTGAAGAGTTGCCAAAGGGCTTCAAGCCGGCCGAGGCAACGAGTAGGCTCAACGCAAATGAGGTTGCCACTCTACAAAAGCAGGCGTACGGACAAGCAGAGAGATTTGAGGTGCTCAAGACTGACGACGTTGAAGCCCTGTCAAAG GAACTTCGTCACCTTGATGAGCGGACAGAGTACCTCCGGCGAACATATACGTCTCTCCGAGCTGGTCGCCGCAACCTGCACACTCGGATCTGTCAATATCTTCGCTCTCCACGTGTCGCTCGGTTCAGCCACGAATCCATGCTCAAGCAAGAAGAGGCTTTGGCGGAGCTTGACGCCTCCATTGACGACTGGGTCACCAAACTCGAACATGCCGAGAATCGTCGCACCCGCGTCCGGCAAAAATTGCTCGAACACGTTGCAGCTGCAACCATACTCCCTTCGCAGGCCAGACAAGCAACAGCAAACGACTCCCCGCAACAGGGACACATTTTGAAATCGCCCCCACCAAGAGATATTTCAACGCCACCGAGAAGTCCGTCTAAGCACACATTTGCTACCCGCAGCGGAAGCTGCTCACCATCTCCGCAGCGAGTGGTGGCGCAGGTGCCGAGCACGATTCACGAGCAAccggtcgtcgaggaggctgcTGAGCAGGAAAAGAGCAGCCGGGCGATCAGCACCGTAACCATGGGCCGGGGAACTGTCGAAAGCATCAGGATCTACGCTGGGGATGACGTCTACGCGTTACTGGCCGATGTGGAGAACGAGATCTCCAAGATGAgcagcggcgtgggcgagcagACAGGCAACAACAAGTCGCACCCCGCCCGGACGGAGCACGAAAGGCAGAAGAGCCACGAGAAGCTCAGCGGAGAGTGCAGCTCACCGGCCACCACTCGATGTCAGGACCCAGCGTCCGGTCCCACCGCCAGTGTCACGGGTAACCCCCCAATcgacacggcgacgcccatctCTCCCCCGGCGCCCACACCGCCCAAGAAGGACGATCGCGCCGACAAGAAGATGATGCTGACTAGCGCGGTCTTCAAGCCATGA